One window from the genome of Streptomyces cadmiisoli encodes:
- a CDS encoding pyridoxal-phosphate dependent enzyme: MSTNDAPAESRRVRLGTWPTPLEPAPRLAVALGLDAADLWVKRDDLTGLGGGGNKVRKLEWTVGAALAEGADTLVTTGSPQSNHARLTAAAAARSGIEAVLVFPGSPGASGSGNLALDGLFGARIVWAGDVDAEGLARVAARTVAHLTEDGRHPALIPFGGSNALGAQGYAECARELTAQLPDVSTVVVAVGSGGTMAGLVAVLGPERVLGVDTEAMADPVSAVAEMATEAGGRVVTPADLTVHGRPGDGYGVLTPAVEDALLLAARTEGLVLDPVYTGRALAGLAAAVEDGTVLRGRPTVFLHTGGLPGLFGHPAAIAYAENALRDGTRGG; the protein is encoded by the coding sequence CCGTCTCGCGGTCGCGCTCGGCCTGGACGCCGCCGACCTGTGGGTCAAGCGCGACGACCTGACCGGTCTCGGCGGCGGTGGCAACAAGGTCCGCAAACTGGAGTGGACCGTGGGCGCCGCGCTGGCCGAGGGCGCCGACACACTGGTGACCACCGGCTCGCCGCAGAGCAATCACGCCCGGCTCACCGCGGCTGCCGCGGCCCGCTCGGGCATCGAGGCCGTGCTGGTGTTCCCGGGCTCCCCGGGTGCGTCAGGGTCCGGGAATCTCGCGCTGGACGGTCTGTTCGGCGCCCGGATCGTATGGGCCGGCGACGTGGACGCCGAGGGTCTGGCACGGGTGGCCGCTCGCACCGTGGCGCACCTGACGGAGGACGGCCGGCACCCGGCCCTCATCCCGTTCGGCGGTTCGAACGCTCTCGGCGCGCAGGGCTACGCCGAGTGCGCCCGCGAACTGACGGCCCAGCTGCCGGACGTGTCCACCGTCGTGGTCGCGGTGGGTTCCGGCGGCACCATGGCGGGCCTGGTCGCCGTACTGGGGCCGGAGCGGGTGCTGGGCGTGGACACGGAAGCGATGGCCGACCCGGTGTCCGCCGTGGCCGAGATGGCGACCGAAGCGGGCGGCCGGGTCGTGACGCCCGCCGACCTCACGGTCCACGGCCGCCCGGGAGACGGGTACGGCGTCCTCACCCCGGCTGTCGAGGACGCCCTGCTGCTGGCCGCCCGGACCGAAGGGCTGGTCCTGGACCCGGTCTACACGGGGCGGGCTCTGGCCGGCCTGGCCGCCGCGGTCGAGGACGGGACGGTGCTCCGGGGGCGACCCACGGTGTTCCTGCACACCGGAGGACTGCCCGGCCTGTTCGGACATCCGGCGGCGATCGCGTACGCGGAGAACGCGCTGCGAGACGGTACGCGGGGCGGCTGA